The following are from one region of the Mangifera indica cultivar Alphonso chromosome 14, CATAS_Mindica_2.1, whole genome shotgun sequence genome:
- the LOC123196472 gene encoding disease resistance protein At4g27190-like has product MVDAGVGTVAKKLEESTRLRLSYLWNHKSNLEEVKKEVERVRDVRADLLSSMERADRRGEQIENDVERWLKNVEECINNATMIIEDFEGRAGIRCCKGLCPDLTTRYRLIRKSVKELKAVSGLLKDRNFDRVSYVIHQRDIWSRYSKDYETFESILSIFNDIYNALCNDDTNMIGVYGMGGIGKTALVKQVAWQAKEDKLFDEVVLALVSPTPDIRKIQGDIANQLGLQFHEENESGRARRLRDRLNQEKRFLLIFDDIWEILDLERVGIPLGNDHQGCKIMLTSRIHDVSGKMGSQCNFLVAALKEEEPFSLFKNIVGDSIESFEFQSLAIEFVKACGGLPIAIVNIANSLRGKSLFEWREAFQTLSHPSSRKFTRMLEDVCSTIELSYYHLENEELKSIFLLCGLINYTDEASVMDLLKYGTGLGLFKGIITLEETRDKLNSLVHELKSSCLLLDGHNREWFSMHAIVRYVALSIVYRDQHVSALRIKTIPKDWLNRDTVKSCNAICSHDGDISELTEGLEYPEVEFVYLNLKYSISKIPDNFFSGMTKLSVLSLTKVHLVPLPSSLHLLINLRTLCFNQCVLGDLAGIGDLKKLEILSLVCLDIEHLPREIGQLTKLRLFDLSNCSNLKAISSNVISSLSLLEELYMGNSIVEWAYEGINNERNVSLHELKFLSLLTTLELHIRDAKLLPVGLFPKKLKRYKIYIGDEWDWHDKYEYKRTLKLKLNTNIGLENEIVMQLKEIEELYLDEVQGVKNVLYDLDAGGLPKLKHLSIQNNPYIRCIVDSVEWLPCDAFPLLESLFLRNLINLEKICHGELTATFFSNLRMIKVRNCDKLRDFLSISVFRGLPKLQNFELIKCKNMEEIFTIERESEKIVIGTWVIRQQQSLAWLLPQLSQPLLCTDLSHNTAYTGTGMATQTYKTMKICIVLNTFSRNEYKLVLQYNDYFHLLHCLINYNSLH; this is encoded by the coding sequence ATGGTCGACGCTGGGGTTGGAACTGTTGCCAAGAAGTTGGAAGAATCGACAAGACTTCGGTTGAGTTATTTGTGGAATCACAAAAGCAACCTTGAGGAAGTTAAGAAAGAAGTTGAAAGGGTGAGGGATGTTAGAGCTGATTTGCTGAGTTCAATGGAGAGAGCTGATCGCCGAGGGGAACAGATAGAAAATGATGTTGAGAGGTGGCTGAAGAATGTTGAAGAGTGCATCAATAATGCGACGATGATTATTGAGGACTTTGAGGGGAGAGCAGGTATTCGATGTTGCAAGGGGCTGTGTCCAGATTTGACAACCCGGTATCGGCTTATCAGGAAATCGGTGAAGGAGTTGAAGGCTGTTAGTGGACTCTTGAAAGATAGAAATTTTGATAGAGTTTCATATGTTATCCATCAACGGGACATATGGTCTAGATATTCTAAGGATTATGAGACCTTTGAGTCAATATTGTccatttttaatgatatatacaaCGCTTTATGCAATGATGATACCAACATGATTGGAGTGTATGGGATGGGGGGCATTGGCAAGACTGCACTGGTGAAGCAAGTTGCCTGGCAAGCCAAGGAAGACAAGTTGTTTGATGAAGTGGTTCTGGCATTGGTAAGCCCGACTCCAGACATAAGAAAGATCCAAGGAGACATTGCAAATCAGCTAGGTCTTCAATTCCATGAGGAGAATGAATCTGGAAGAGCAAGGAGGCTACGTGATCGATTGAATCAAGAGAAGAGATTCCTTTTAATCTTTGATGATATCTGGGAAATTCTTGATTTGGAGAGAGTTGGAATTCCTTTAGGAAACGATCATCAGGGATGTAAAATTATGCTGACATCAAGAATTCATGATGTATCAGGTAAGATGGGTTCTCAATGTAATTTCTTGGTTGCTGCTTTGAAGGAAGAAGAACCTTTTAGTCTATTTAAGAATATAGTAGGTGATTCAATTGAAAGTTTTGAGTTCCAATCCTTGGCAATTGAATTTGTCAAGGCATGTGGAGGTCTGCCTATTGCCATTGTTAATATTGCAAATTCATTAAGAGGCAAGAGTCTATTTGAATGGAGGGAGGCATTCCAGACTTTGAGCCATCCTTCATCAAGGAAATTCACTAGAATGCTTGAGGATGTTTGTTCAACAATAGAGTTGAGTTACTATCATTTAGAAAATGAGGAACTCAAGTCAATATTTTTGCTTTGTGGTCTAATAAATTATACTGATGAAGCTTCTGTTATGGATTTATTGAAATATGGAACTGGTTTGGGTTTGTTTAAAGGCATCATTACTCTGGAAGAAACACGAGATAAGTTAAATTCATTGGTTCATGAACTCAAAAGCTCTTGTTTACTGCTTGATGGTCATAACCGTGAATGGTTTTCTATGCATGCTATTGTTCGTTATGTTGCCTTATCAATTGTATATAGAGATCAACATGTTTCTGCACTGAGAATTAAGACTATCCCCAAGGATTGGCTAAATAGGGATACAGTAAAAAGTTGCAATGCAATCTGCAGTCATGATGGTGACATTAGTGAGCTTACTGAAGGATTGGAATATCCAGAAGTTGAATTTGTCTATTTGAATCTGAAGTATTCTATTTCCAAAATCCCTGACAACTTTTTTTCAGGAATGACAAAACTCAGTGTTTTAAGTTTGACCAAAGTGCATTTAGTGCCACTACCTTCCTCACTTCATCTCTTAATAAACCTTCGAACACTTTGTTTCAATCAATGTGTACTGGGAGACTTAGCTGGTATTGGAGACCTGAAGAAACTAGAAATCCTTAGTCTTGTCTGTTTGGATATTGAGCACTTGCCAAGAGAAATAGGTCAATTGACGAAGTTAAGGTTGTTTGATTTGAGCAATTGCTCTAATCTAAAAGCTATATCATCCAATGTTATATCTAGTTTATCACTATTAGAAGAATTGTATATGGGTAATAGCATTGTTGAATGGGCGTATGAAGGAATCAACAATGAAAGAAATGTTAGCCTTCATGAGTTGAAGTTTTTGTCTTTACTAACCACTTTAGAACTTCATATTCGAGATGCCAAACTACTACCAGTGGGCTTGTTCCCTAAAAAGCTGAAAAGGTACAAAATATACATTGGAGATGAATGGGACTGGCATGATAAGTATGAGTACAAAAGAACTTTGAAGCTCAAACTCAATACCAACATTGGCCTGGAGAATGAGATTGTCATGCAGTTGAAGGAAATCGAAGAACTTTATCTAGATGAAGTCCAAGGTGTCAAGAATGTACTTTATGATCTTGATGCAGGTGGTCTCCCAAAATTGAAGCATCTCTCTATCCAAAATAATCCCTACATTAGGTGTATAGTTGACTCAGTGGAGTGGCTACCTTGTGATGCCTTCCCACTCTTGGAGTCATTGTTTCTTCGTAATTTAATTAACTTGGAGAAGATATGTCATGGTGAACTGACAGCAACATTTTTCTCTAACTTAAGGATGATAAAAGTGAGAAACTGTGATAAATTAAGAGATTTCTTGTCGATCTCTGTTTTTAGAGGCCTCccaaaacttcaaaattttgagttGATTAAATGCAAGAATATGGAAGAGATTTTCACAATTGAAAGAGAAAGTGAAAAGATTGTGATAGGTACCTGGGTAATCCGGCAGCAGCAAAGCCTTGCCTGGTTACTTCCTCAGCTCTCACAGCCTCTCCTGTGTACCGATCTCAGCCACAACACAGCATACACTGGAACAGGAATGGCAACACAAACATACAAGACaatgaaaatatgtattgtattgaataCTTTTTCCAGGAATGAATACAAATTAGTTCtccaatacaatgactatttccatcTATTGCACTGCTTAATCAATTACAATTCTCTTCACTAA